The genomic region CCCAAAGGTTATAATTGCTAAACTCCGGGGAGGAAGAAATCGACATTAATTGCAAAACCATTTCGAAATACAATTAATATCCAATTAATTAGAACATGAAATGGTTACTTTGTTAAATGTTACAATGCGCATCCTTCGAAGAAAATGGAAGATTTTTGCAGCTGCACTCTTTGTGAGTATACTGTTGTTGTGGACTATAAACTGGTGTGGCAATAGGCAATCAAATAATGCAGAACATTCCAAGACCTCGGAACCACTGAATGTATTGCCCAGTTTAACTGTAATTATTCAAGATTTTGATGTCCTTCAAAATGATGTGTTCACATCTGCTAGTTATATTGCAGGGAATTTATCAGATGTAAATGTACTTATAGTGTCTGAACAAATACCTTACCCACCTGTAAAGATTCCAACACTGGAAAATGTTAAATTAGTAATATCCCAACCTAACCCAGGTCATTCGTTAAATTCATCTAGACCAGAATTGAACATCAGATcaaattttgttctgtttttacCAGATGGATCACTGATAGGTCAGGATTTCTACAGAATATACAAGTCCTTTGTTAATAAATTAGACTTATCTAGAAATGAAGCATTTGCAATTACAGTGGACAATTCGCGACTAAATTGTTATGGAttggattttaaaatgaaaacttggaCGTTGAACATAGGTGAGAGACTGGATTCCAAGAGTTGTGGGTATGTGAAAGGAGATCATGGTTTACTGTTGCAAgccaaacatttgttttctttaatggaTCCATTCATGCCTTCTACTTTTATGTCATTGTATATTCAGTTATCATTAGTATATGTCAAGGTTGTGATGATAGAAGACCTACAGCTACAGCGGATATCAACTGCTCCTAAAGATGCTAAAGTATTGTGGGAGCAAAAACAGTTCAGGCAGAGAAAATCAGAACAACTGTATGCTAAAGTTGGAGTAAAAAAAGTAAACTATGCAAATGGTCATACAGAATGGTATGGGTGTAATAAAGAATCAACCAGATGTTTTGACACTGTGTACCAAAATATGCCTGAATATCTGTATAATGGGAGATGGACACCTCCATGCTGCCTGACACACCTGAGGGAGACGGCAAGACATGTGTTTGGCATCTTGGACGCCTGTAAAGCCCGATGGTGGCTGGAGGGTGGGAGCTTGCTAGGTGCTGCTCGGGACCATGACATTATTCCTTGGGATTATGACATTGATATTGGAATGTATCGGGAGGACATGCTCAAGTGTAATCAATTGTTAAGAGTTTCCAAAGAAAGATTTGTAgatgaaaaaaggttttcatgGGAGAAAGCAATAGAAGGAGATTTTTATCGTGTACAGTTCAGTGAGAGCAATCATTTACATGTAGATATATTCCCTTTTTATCCCCAAAATGGTATAATGACGAAAGATACTTGGTTCAAAACTCATAAACAAGACACAGAGTTCCCAGAACATTTCTTAAAACCTTTAACTCGAATTGAATTTGCTGGAATTAATGCATCTGCTCCAAATAATGTAAGAGAATTTTTAGAATATAAATTTGGCAAAGGAGTGATAGAAAGTCCAAAATACCCGAATGAAGTAATAGCTTTTTGAATCTTGTTTattcaatgacaatgtttatttaacagaTAATAAATCTGTATTCACTTTTGTAAGTatgtttttatgcaaaacaaaatacaaaacccttaacatgtttgttttttgtgaagcatttatgatattttatataatgattcTCTTGAAAACTACCGCCAAAGTTCCATTAAGTcaataatttatgttgtttaccattgtgaaacctggttattaggaTGACATACATCGTTATTCGGCCATGTGGATATTCAAACTCACCAAAGAAAACTGattaacttaaagctgcactttcataGAATGCcccttttgacaacttttttatttttgtcttgaattgagccaatttttgcggaagtgtctggaaaccagtgccATAAGAAGGCTGCCTAAAGATTAGATTGTGGTTCTTCATATTTATGGTAAAAAACTGatgttactaacgctttaagaaaatttaaGTTTTCAGCTAAAACTAATTTttaaactgtcaatctgtgaaagtgcagctttaagttaggtttgacatattgtgactaaacttggtatattaaaaagtttatggagacctttatGGGacctggggtcaaggtcaaatttactaaaaaaaagtgaaatagaACATCTTAAGCCACGGTTGACtaattttgaccaaacttgCTATGTAGGAAGAGTATATGAAGACCTGTCATGGGAATTCGAAATGTGGCCGTggggtcatggtcaaggtcacttttactaaaaatagaaaaagtggTTGCAACTGAATATCTTTTAATAGTTTGGCTTGACATACTGTAACGATATGTATAACTcggtatgtaggaagagttatTTGAGACCTTTTATGCGCTTTGACCTCTTTAGTCAAGTTTAAGGTCACTGTAGAAATCAAAGTGCtaaaagcactgatggactagggcttcatttaggggaatgttgataaccatgttctaagcatttaACAAAttggctcacatcacaaggggtcactgtttaatgggctagcttaaactttagactaaaactgcttgcaagctgcaaaggaaattttaaaagtgtgggtaggggggggggggggggggaggggctaaagtgtttaatcagataaagtcatagttcttttgaaaa from Mya arenaria isolate MELC-2E11 chromosome 3, ASM2691426v1 harbors:
- the LOC128225606 gene encoding ribitol 5-phosphate transferase FKRP-like; this encodes MVTLLNVTMRILRRKWKIFAAALFVSILLLWTINWCGNRQSNNAEHSKTSEPLNVLPSLTVIIQDFDVLQNDVFTSASYIAGNLSDVNVLIVSEQIPYPPVKIPTLENVKLVISQPNPGHSLNSSRPELNIRSNFVLFLPDGSLIGQDFYRIYKSFVNKLDLSRNEAFAITVDNSRLNCYGLDFKMKTWTLNIGERLDSKSCGYVKGDHGLLLQAKHLFSLMDPFMPSTFMSLYIQLSLVYVKVVMIEDLQLQRISTAPKDAKVLWEQKQFRQRKSEQLYAKVGVKKVNYANGHTEWYGCNKESTRCFDTVYQNMPEYLYNGRWTPPCCLTHLRETARHVFGILDACKARWWLEGGSLLGAARDHDIIPWDYDIDIGMYREDMLKCNQLLRVSKERFVDEKRFSWEKAIEGDFYRVQFSESNHLHVDIFPFYPQNGIMTKDTWFKTHKQDTEFPEHFLKPLTRIEFAGINASAPNNVREFLEYKFGKGVIESPKYPNEVIAF